The sequence below is a genomic window from Candidatus Omnitrophota bacterium.
AACCTGTAGAATAACGGGTTATAAATAAATTCCACCTTATGTTTTCCGGCTTGCACCTTAAGCGCCTTAAAGCAAGCGTTGGCCCTTAAAACTTTAGTTTCTTTGCCGTCTATCTTAGCCTGCCAATACTGGTCATAGCCATCACTAAAATAAATATACCCGTTCTTCGGGGCAGAACAATTAAATTTAAGGTAATTTGGACCATAAGCTTCTATCTGGTAGGAAAAACCCGAAAGATCGCTATCGGGCCCTATTATCCCTTGGGATAGGCCTTTTAAATACTCCTCGGCATCTTTTAAATCCAAACTCTCAAAAAACCTTATAACCGCAGCAGTAATCCCGGCATCTTGTCTTATTTTATCATAAGTGGCATTTAAATCTGATCTGGCCAAAGAAACCATGTAAATATCTGCCATGCGGCTAAAATATTTTAAACGCACAAAAGTGCTTACATTATCAAGCCGATACCGCTGCCAAAGATTTAGAAAATAATCTTTGGCGCTTAAATTCAAATACAGGTATTTATAAATCTCCTTCTGCTGGGCGCTTTTCAGGATAAGTTCTTGCGTAACAGACACAGCGCTTAAAAGCTCCTGCGGGACAAAAGCCTGATCTATTTGCTTGTAGGCCTTCTCTATACCTTGGCGTATTTTCTGTATATCCGCCTCAGGAACCAGATGCACTACATAGTAATTACTTTGAAGAAGTATATCCGCCAATAATATACTATAAAAATCAAGATATGCCTTTTTATCAAAGGCCGCCCATTTAGGATAATCCGTATTAGCTAAAATTAAGAATGAAAGGATGTTCCCGGATTTTAAATAATTGGAAAGCGGGTAAGCCCCTCTTCTTATCTTATCAAGCATCTCTGCAGGATTAGAACGGATAAACCCCTGAGGCAGCAAAATATCAAAGGTGTTAGCATCAAAGGCGGCAAGAGTGTTATAAACAGCTGCCGCGAAATAACGAAACCTGGCCTCTCCATTAACCTTTTCTAAACGAAACTCAGGCAACGATACTTTATATGCGCGATCAACGAACGGGATAAGTGTCTTGTTTTCTAAAGTAACCTGCGGGATAATCTGACCGGCAAAGAAAAATAAATCTAAAGCCGCTGACACAATTAATACCCATACAGAAGCTGCCCTTTTGTTTTTCTTTATGAAATAAAAGACCAAAGCTATGGATACAGCTGTAAAAATGAAAATACAAACCGCATAGATAAAATTATAAAAATATAGGTTTTCGTCAGGCATCTTTATTTTGGTTCAGCCTCTGGATTAAATCATCCGCCCCCTGCGAACAAAAATAAACAAGGACAAAGATTACAAATGGCTGGAAGATTTCCATATTACGGGCGTAAATAAGAAATGGCAGCAATAGATACTTTACCCACCCTAAATACTGCTGCAAATTAATCGACACAAGCACCAAGGCCATGAGCACAAAAATGAAATTAAATCTAAATTTATGCCTTGAAGAAACCATCCCCCATACCGACAACAACAATGGAATAATACCGATATAAAAAGCGCACTCGGAGAAATATTGCTTGCAGTTTAGGCTGTTCCAGAATTTAGCGGCTACCCCCGGGAAAAATAGCCCCAGATAATCCGCCGGCATAATTGGAACAGAAGTCCCCTGGTACATCTGGCGCATGATTGCGATATTTTTATCTTTCTCAATAAAAACAGCAAGAGTATGCAAAAATAGGCCTGAAATCACCAAGACGCCAATAAGAAATATTCTTCTATTCTTTCTATCCTTTATTAGGCTAAGCAAGTAGGCTTTTCTATTAAACAAAAGGCTTAAAAAGAAAAATTGCATAAAAGTTAACACATAGGCGCCCTGATAGCTGTTAAGCGATAGCCCTAAGAAAAAACAAAAACCAACCATATTATATATGTTAAATTTATCCTCCAATAAACGCATAAGAAACCACATGCCCCAAGCTGTCCAGGCAAAAGTAACAAAAACGCCCGACTGCCTAAAGCTTACAAAGGTAAAAGTAGAGAAAATAAAAACAAAAAAAGCAAAAAGCCCAGACAGCGTATACTTACTTACTTTGCGCATAGCAAAATAAACCCCAAGGGCATAGAGAAATATCTTTGTAAGAAAATCAAGATGATACAGGGAAAAAAGCGAAAGATTAAAAAACTTGAAAATAAAAACAAGCGGGAAAGTAGTTATTTCCAAAAGGCGCAAGATCCCGATATTATAATAAAATGGCCCTCCGCAGTAATTATAAATATCCCAATAAGGAAAAACCCCGTTCATTAGGCAATTATAGAAATAATGCGCGCCTCCAAATTGCCACATTGTGTCATGCGAAAAGGTGCGCTTGAAACAGACAAAAACAATCAATACAAAAATAAAATACAGAAAGCAAATGCAGCCCAAAAGCAACAATTCCTGTCTGTTTATCTTGGCCTTATTGAGAGAAAAAACATCCATCACCAAAACCTCTTATCCTCTGGTTATGCGCCTGAAGATATAAAAATCTCCAAAATTCTTTTCCAAAATAAAATATTTTCCTATTAAATTGAAGATTTCCTCATCTGCGATTATCTTAGAAGAAATCTTGTCAGCCACAAAATATTCTACTGGCGATTGCGACAAGAAAACGAGAAGCAACATTCTGTCTGAAGCCTGAAAGATCTTTTCGGGAGGAATATTTTGGGCGATTTTAATGCCTTTACGGTAAACAAGATAATATTCTATATCCTGGCGTAATACTGTAACTGAACCATCTTGAATTCTTGAAGAAAGATATTCCACGGTCTTGCCAAGGCCTTTCTCGCCATAATTAAGCCATATCTCAAAAGTAAGGTAATCCGCCTTAGCCTGATTCAAAGAAAGAGCAATGTTTATTGGAAAAATCAATAAAACAGATGTTAAGGCAAAACCAGGCATCCAATCTTTGATTTTTAAGAAAAGGCTTATTAGGATAAAGGCAAACCCTAGAGGCAGATAGTAATACCATAAAAAGTGCCCGTTAAGGTATTTATAAAGCGGCCCCCAAAGCCCGAGAAGATAATCTCCCAGCGTATAGTAATGAGCAGTAAAAATTATGAGAACCAAACTTAAAACACAAGCCTGCAAAGCCGAAACAGTAAAAGCCTTTCCGGTTGCTTCTTCTTTTTTCTCTATCGCCCATATTGCTGTCCAGGCAACAAGGATAAGCAAGAGGTTATACGCCGGATAATGGTATTTGAGCATATCAATCGTGGGCCGAAAAAGCTGGAATGGAACCCACATGGATAAAGCGCAAACAAAAATAAAATCCACTGTTTCAGCCTTTCGCGTTAAGAAAAAGTTTTTCACGCGGGTATAAACAAAAATTGCTCCGGCTGTAAAAAACGCAGCTGAAACCCAATAGATATGCCAACGCAGACCATAAAAGAATCTCTCCCATAATTGAGAAAAATAATTTGGCGTAAATGCCTGCTTGCTTTTGTTAATAAGCGTAAATTTTATAAACCCTAAAACATCTGTTCCAGTAAAGAAACAGTATAGCCACCACCCAAGCCAGAAAATAATAAAACCCGTTATGCCCACTAACAATAAATCCAATAACATCTTCTTAAATTCGCAGGATAAAATACGGTAAACAATGATCCCGCATAAAAGAAAGCTGGGAGCCAATTCTTTTGACCACAGGCACAAAGAAAATAAAACCGCCAGCTTCAAACGGCTTTTTATGCCGCTTTTCTTATCCAAATCCCCCTTCATTTCAAAATCTATGAAAAAATACAGAAAAAGAAGAATCGTAGAAGCTAGTATGTTGTTATCGGCATTGATAACCACAGAATGCTGGACTAATAAGGGATTAACAAGGTATAGGCCCGTTAAGATTGCCAAGCCTGTTCTTTGCAGGTATTTTTTCTTGTCAGAAAGAAGCTTAAATAGTATTAGCGCTGATAAAAATAGCGACAGGAGAAAATGGAAAACTCCATACAGGCGCAAAGGCAGCTCTGCGGGGCCAAAGACCTTTTGGACAAGGGCATGGGTAAAAGTGTATAGAAGCGGATGCGTCACCGGCATGTTGCCTTCGGCCACAGGAAGGAATGTTTTAGGGCCAATGCGGCTGAATTTAAGGCCCATAGTGGCTTCTTCAGCTTCATCCAGATGAAAAGGCTGGCGCACAGCGTTACGGAAGGCTAAGTA
It includes:
- a CDS encoding YfhO family protein, giving the protein MPDENLYFYNFIYAVCIFIFTAVSIALVFYFIKKNKRAASVWVLIVSAALDLFFFAGQIIPQVTLENKTLIPFVDRAYKVSLPEFRLEKVNGEARFRYFAAAVYNTLAAFDANTFDILLPQGFIRSNPAEMLDKIRRGAYPLSNYLKSGNILSFLILANTDYPKWAAFDKKAYLDFYSILLADILLQSNYYVVHLVPEADIQKIRQGIEKAYKQIDQAFVPQELLSAVSVTQELILKSAQQKEIYKYLYLNLSAKDYFLNLWQRYRLDNVSTFVRLKYFSRMADIYMVSLARSDLNATYDKIRQDAGITAAVIRFFESLDLKDAEEYLKGLSQGIIGPDSDLSGFSYQIEAYGPNYLKFNCSAPKNGYIYFSDGYDQYWQAKIDGKETKVLRANACFKALKVQAGKHKVEFIYNPLFYRFSLWIYYITVLACVVFLIFKRP